A region of Cataglyphis hispanica isolate Lineage 1 chromosome 8, ULB_Chis1_1.0, whole genome shotgun sequence DNA encodes the following proteins:
- the LOC126851382 gene encoding probable serine/threonine-protein kinase yakA, protein MSEMTNVVEAQQQQQQYVGGSSNTRHRCKDCGVNFDGEKSLEVHIQYSHKENLLNQWTNKAQQEESNNNHSKTGNHNSHVNVNRDSVTVPTDSSEPSSMSPSQDPTSSQQQQQQQQQQQQQQQQSQQQSQQQQQQQQQPAIHTLVCQPYDHFQTSMFSDSSGYYMPNEQPYMLTHHFTPSQEDVQGNRDGGGGYPRYHPYQHHQQHYSADRATSNSTSPQSPPLQCDKCGAVYEDANQLGEHMRTNHLDSPSAYPSAPQYQQLGNSPQQLHPSPPLSNQPQQQPSYDYNGGQTSKSDMKQEPPEEQAEILDLDSHKVQTHRYEEELVRIQHQQQQGLQIQMQQRLIPQQQHRIGSHSVSSMLGWPPAAQSHDYHTGLGSMGPIDNVPPPIADQGQFIRGQHMPMEHGHQSSPIITSTQPMASHQMPAGFAQQPPKAPLANQSWKSNEPRRPKTYNCTACNKWFTSSGHLKRHYNTTLHKNAVKNGKEPDPANLPISAHHHPARENNHSGSRGGGAPARSPPDLSSSRSPPNLMAGPSGEATRGLLHTPTTHCNSNSSNSSSDSSVTTLQQQLVHLPHSGIMPVNSPIPSSLAGHHQQQMGSAPHQLGLQQQQQQQQLHLPTDSPGQPVHHTTSSPIPPQAASHMNCPSPMGTSPHPHHMNSPPGSVHPAMTSPTAMGGTTMPHQPYPNALPPHVTITTNTPAVLLESTQPVTTMQLTTIGNEQNDQQQHQLLPSFTIFDQKNFTQIGVLTGFVVEQNQIQTVNVGGLSAEEIAPQESFESSTTSYDPYSPSRYKSLTDMDVTTIQTNEEHVSSLSYQLEQQRIDLETNNNHLSHSRQAKEDVDPNIGLQPKKERKSKTNSSKQRQITSTAANFISKDGVFMCIDCNKSFVRGCYLTQHNKSFHSGDKPFKCAQCGKRFPNKEVYEKHVQMHTCARRHQCDACPKVFAHKTDLKRHICIHTGKRPFKCDTCGKGFIRQDHMKKHQDTHNKKARLTAQRQNVQRLNAQRLNGSRFNIQRFNTQRCNVERPNDVHNNYDRKL, encoded by the coding sequence ATGAGTGAAATGACGAATGTTGTCGAGGCacagcaacaacagcaacaaTACGTAGGTGGCAGTTCAAATACGAGGCATCGTTGTAAGGACTGCGGTGTGAATTTTGACGGCGAGAAGAGCCTGGAAGTACACATACAGTATAGTCATAAAGAGAATTTGTTAAATCAGTGGACTAATAAGGCACAACAGGAAGAGAGCAATAATAATCATAGTAAGACTGGTAATCATAATAGTCACGTGAATGTCAATCGGGATAGTGTGACTGTGCCGACGGACTCAAGTGAGCCGTCATCGATGTCGCCTTCTCAGGATCCAACATCCtcgcagcagcaacagcaacaacagcaacagcagcagcagcagcagcagcagtcACAACAACAATCtcagcaacaacagcagcagcaacaacagccTGCCATACATACACTTGTATGTCAGCCATATGATCATTTTCAAACATCAATGTTTAGCGACAGCAGCGGCTATTACATGCCAAACGAGCAGCCTTATATGTTAACTCATCATTTTACACCGTCACAGGAAGATGTTCAAGGCAATCGCGACGGTGGCGGCGGTTATCCGCGTTATCATCCATATCAGCATCATCAGCAGCACTATTCTGCGGATCGCGCGACGTCTAATTCTACTAGCCCGCAAAGTCCGCCGCTTCAATGTGACAAATGCGGAGCCGTTTACGAGGATGCAAATCAATTAGGCGAGCACATGAGAACGAATCATCTGGATTCGCCTTCTGCATATCCATCTGCGCCACAATATCAACAACTGGGCAATAGTCCTCAGCAGTTGCATCCATCACCGCCTCTTTCCAATCAACCGCAACAACAACCTAGTTACGATTACAACGGCGGACAAACGAGCAAGTCGGATATGAAACAGGAACCGCCTGAAGAGCAGGCTGAAATCCTCGACTTAGATTCTCATAAGGTGCAAACGCATCGATATGAAGAAGAGCTTGTAAGAATTCAACATCAGCAGCAGCAAGGACTTCAGATACAGATGCAGCAACGGCTGATACCGCAGCAGCAGCACAGAATAGGATCACATTCGGTGAGTTCTATGCTGGGTTGGCCACCGGCCGCCCAATCACATGATTATCATACTGGGCTTGGCTCTATGGGCCCCATAGACAATGTTCCTCCACCGATTGCTGATCAGGGTCAGTTCATACGCGGTCAGCATATGCCCATGGAGCATGGACATCAAAGTTCACCGATAATCACAAGCACGCAACCGATGGCAAGTCATCAGATGCCAGCTGGGTTCGCTCAACAACCACCAAAAGCGCCGTTAGCAAATCAATCCTGGAAAAGCAACGAGCCGCGCCGGCCAAAGACCTACAATTGCACCGCGTGCAACAAGTGGTTTACAAGCTCAGGCCATCTCAAAAGACACTATAATACAACGTTGCACAAGAACGCTGTGAAAAATGGCAAGGAACCTGATCCGGCAAACTTACCGATTAGCGCTCATCATCATCCTGCTAGAGAGAATAATCATTCAGGCAGTAGGGGCGGAGGGGCGCCCGCACGATCTCCGCCGGATTTATCATCTTCCAGGAGTCCCCCAAACTTGATGGCAGGTCCCTCGGGCGAGGCGACGAGGGGCCTGCTTCACACGCCCACCACGCACTGCAATTccaacagcagcaacagcagcagcgaCTCTTCGGTAACAACTCTGCAGCAACAGTTGGTCCATCTGCCGCACTCGGGAATAATGCCGGTCAATTCTCCGATTCCATCGTCGCTGGCGGGACATCATCAGCAACAAATGGGTTCTGCGCCTCATCAGCTGGGCCtccagcagcagcagcaacaacagcagctTCACCTGCCAACGGATTCGCCGGGCCAGCCGGTGCATCATACCACGAGTTCGCCCATACCCCCACAGGCGGCATCGCACATGAATTGCCCTTCACCAATGGGTACATCCCCCCACCCGCATCACATGAACTCGCCACCAGGCTCGGTCCATCCGGCGATGACTTCGCCCACGGCAATGGGGGGTACTACGATGCCTCATCAGCCGTACCCAAACGCCTTGCCCCCCCACGTTACAATTACTACCAACACCCCGGCGGTCCTACTGGAGTCTACCCAACCAGTTACCACCATGCAACTAACTACTATTGGTAACGAGCAAAATGACCAACAACAACATCAGCTGCTGCCTAGTTTTACGATCTTCGATCAGAAGAATTTCACGCAAATCGGTGTACTAACTGGGTTTGTAGTAGAACAAAACCAGATACAAACCGTTAACGTGGGGGGGCTAAGCGCGGAGGAGATTGCTCCTCAAGAATCTTTTGAATCTTCCACAACGTCCTATGACCCGTATTCACCATCGCGCTATAAGTCGTTGACCGATATGGACGTAACAACGATACAAACAAACGAGGAACATGTATCTTCGCTTTCCTATCAGCTTGAGCAACAGCGTATTGATCtcgaaacaaataataatcatctATCACACTCGAGGCAGGCGAAGGAGGATGTAGACCCGAACATCGGTTTGCAACCTAAGAAGGAACGTAAGAGTAAGACCAACTCGAGTAAGCAACGTCAGATCACCAGCACTGCAgccaattttatttcgaaggATGGTGTCTTTATGTGCATTGATTGTAACAAGTCTTTCGTGAGAGGTTGCTATCTCACGCAGCATAACAAAAGCTTCCATTCGGGCGACAAGCCATTTAAATGTGCCCAATGCGGCAAGCGATTTCCGAACAAAGAAGTGTACGAAAAACATGTTCAGATGCATACCTGTGCGAGGAGGCATCAGTGCGACGCTTGCCCGAAAGTGTTCGCCCACAAGACCGACCTCAAGCGGCATATCTGCATCCATACCGGTAAACGGCCGTTTAAATGTGATACTTGCGGTAAGGGATTTATCCGACAAGATCACATGAAGAAGCATCAGGACACGCACAACAAGAAAGCACGATTGACCGCGCAACGGCAGAACGTCCAACGGCTAAATGCTCAGCGGCTCAACGGTTCGCGTTTCAACATTCAACGGTTCAATACTCAACGATGCAATGTTGAACGGCCCAACGATGTCCATAACAACTACGACAGAAAATTGTAA